From the Xenorhabdus ishibashii genome, one window contains:
- the hofC gene encoding protein transport protein HofC codes for MKIEYIYQWQAINKNGKAITGESIGYSKKSVFQYLSHLDLQPYTIKCKKIIYYSKKEVAYRLHFIHQLSTLLTSGIPLLKGLTILLQECKYALWRCVLADMIQKIRQGESFSTTLEYYPKLFSPLFCQLIAVGEQTGQLENCCQLIINRLEQQNRLGKKIKKAYHYPLIVAFVSFLVIILMLIFVLPEFRQVYSSLNATLPLLTQWVLSGSDLLIHHGVLLLLIIFILLTSYLSLRHHFPIFKAKEKMVFLKIPIFKQLTIYQQTNQIFHILFMTQKAGLTLMAGLECALSATQHPVFIAGVKNLHRQIQQGIPMSDALKQTTYFPALCQQFVMIGEESGELELFLFNLAEWYQEKSINLADSLVQSLEPLLMLIMALIVGLLLLAMYLPIFQLGTILT; via the coding sequence ATGAAAATAGAATATATTTACCAGTGGCAGGCAATTAACAAGAATGGAAAAGCCATCACAGGGGAAAGTATTGGTTACAGTAAAAAAAGTGTATTCCAATACCTCAGCCATCTCGATCTTCAACCCTATACCATTAAATGTAAAAAAATCATTTATTACAGCAAAAAGGAAGTTGCCTATCGCCTGCATTTTATTCACCAGTTAAGTACGTTACTGACTTCAGGTATCCCTTTACTCAAGGGACTGACTATTTTACTGCAAGAGTGTAAATATGCTCTGTGGCGATGTGTATTAGCAGATATGATTCAGAAAATTCGTCAAGGAGAATCATTCTCTACAACACTTGAATACTATCCGAAGTTATTTTCTCCCTTGTTTTGTCAACTTATCGCAGTAGGAGAACAAACCGGCCAGCTTGAAAACTGCTGCCAATTAATCATTAATCGCCTGGAACAGCAAAATAGGTTGGGAAAGAAAATAAAAAAGGCTTATCACTATCCCTTAATAGTCGCTTTTGTAAGCTTTTTGGTTATTATTCTTATGTTGATTTTTGTTCTGCCAGAATTTAGGCAAGTCTATTCTTCGCTAAATGCCACCCTGCCCTTGTTAACACAATGGGTTCTATCAGGCTCTGATTTATTGATCCATCATGGCGTATTACTACTGTTAATAATATTTATATTGTTAACCAGTTATTTATCGCTACGCCACCATTTTCCTATTTTTAAAGCAAAAGAAAAAATGGTTTTCCTGAAAATTCCTATTTTTAAGCAACTTACGATTTATCAACAGACTAATCAAATATTCCATATCCTTTTCATGACACAGAAAGCTGGATTAACACTAATGGCAGGGCTTGAATGTGCCCTCAGTGCAACCCAGCATCCTGTTTTTATCGCAGGAGTGAAAAACCTACACAGGCAAATTCAACAAGGCATTCCAATGAGTGACGCATTAAAACAAACAACATATTTCCCTGCGTTATGTCAACAATTTGTCATGATAGGTGAAGAGTCAGGAGAATTAGAATTATTTTTATTCAATCTTGCAGAATGGTATCAAGAAAAATCAATCAACCTTGCTGATAGTTTGGTTCAATCATTAGAACCTTTGTTGATGCTAATAATGGCCTTAATCGTCGGTTTATTATTACTGGCTATGTACCTGCCTATTTTTCAATTAGGCACCATATTAACCTAA
- the gspE gene encoding type II secretion system protein GspE, with translation MINKEHLLMEKEIKELCQQHQAIFIKKDFHILTIACSKSPNEDFISALRFISGLIVNVDIWPQAKIESMLTEKNSLIPERNYCSENNEEESYCIERLDSNYVHYNDTIKTNNLHDEEIDTPVIQLINQTILTSIQKRASDIHFEPSQRGYQIRIRVDGTLHTMQTPPPQMNTGIPARLKIMAKLNIAEKRQPQDGQFDWNDNKNSYAIRISTLPTLHGEKIVLRILNTIHQLSLEQLGLPEPQLHLLKQKLHLPQGMILVTGPTGSGKTVTLYSCLQYLNQTKKNICSVEDPVEIPLNGINQTPVNNKIGLDFAKILRALLRQDPDIIMVGEIRDNETAEISMKAAQTGHLVLSTLHTNSTLDTLSRLHNLGISGYTTTSCVKLIIAQRLVRKLCPHCRQQDSIPTVIPNITGSTEESISVTPDSIKQSFSIKKWNAVGCDHCFSGYYGRTAIYEFLEIKPELQQALSECSNASLSHLFASQQNATLFSAGLTLAEKGITTLEEIYQITGHETV, from the coding sequence ATGATAAATAAGGAACATCTCTTAATGGAAAAAGAAATAAAAGAGCTATGTCAACAACATCAGGCCATTTTTATAAAAAAAGATTTCCATATTCTCACAATTGCCTGTAGTAAATCACCTAATGAAGATTTTATTTCTGCACTGAGATTTATTTCAGGTTTAATCGTTAATGTAGATATCTGGCCACAAGCAAAAATAGAATCCATGTTGACAGAAAAAAATTCATTAATACCAGAAAGAAATTACTGCTCAGAAAATAATGAAGAGGAATCGTACTGTATAGAACGCCTTGATAGCAATTATGTTCATTACAATGACACAATAAAAACCAATAATCTCCATGATGAGGAAATAGATACACCGGTTATTCAATTAATTAATCAAACGATATTAACGTCAATACAAAAAAGAGCTTCAGATATCCATTTTGAACCATCTCAACGTGGCTATCAAATACGTATTCGAGTTGATGGTACATTACATACCATGCAGACACCGCCTCCTCAAATGAATACGGGTATTCCTGCCCGCTTAAAAATCATGGCAAAGCTCAACATTGCTGAAAAACGTCAGCCTCAAGATGGGCAATTTGACTGGAATGACAACAAAAACAGTTATGCGATTCGTATATCAACACTCCCCACACTGCATGGGGAAAAAATAGTCCTGCGTATTTTAAATACTATACACCAGCTATCCCTGGAACAATTGGGGTTGCCTGAACCACAATTACACCTTTTAAAACAGAAACTCCATTTACCACAAGGAATGATTTTGGTCACTGGCCCGACTGGCAGCGGAAAGACAGTCACATTATATAGCTGTCTACAATATTTAAACCAAACTAAAAAGAATATCTGTAGTGTTGAAGATCCTGTCGAAATTCCTTTAAATGGCATCAACCAAACACCTGTGAATAACAAGATTGGTCTCGATTTTGCCAAAATTCTCAGGGCATTATTGCGGCAAGATCCCGATATCATTATGGTTGGTGAGATCCGTGATAATGAAACTGCTGAAATATCAATGAAAGCAGCCCAAACAGGTCACTTGGTTTTATCAACACTACATACTAATTCCACTCTTGATACGTTATCTCGCCTGCATAACCTGGGAATTTCAGGTTATACCACAACCTCATGTGTGAAATTGATTATTGCACAGCGGCTGGTTCGTAAGCTCTGCCCCCATTGTCGACAACAAGACAGTATTCCCACAGTTATTCCTAATATTACTGGTTCAACAGAGGAGTCTATTTCTGTAACACCGGATTCTATAAAACAATCATTCTCCATAAAAAAATGGAATGCAGTTGGTTGTGATCACTGTTTCTCTGGCTATTACGGCAGAACTGCCATCTATGAATTTCTCGAAATCAAACCGGAACTTCAGCAAGCTCTGTCTGAGTGTTCTAACGCCAGCCTTTCACATTTATTTGCCTCACAACAAAATGCAACGCTTTTTTCAGCAGGGCTGACATTAGCGGAAAAAGGAATAACTACTCTTGAAGAGATTTATCAGATTACAGGCCATGAAACAGTATGA
- the coaE gene encoding dephospho-CoA kinase (Dephospho-CoA kinase (CoaE) performs the final step in coenzyme A biosynthesis.), producing the protein MTYIVALTGGIGSGKTTISNVFSSLGVTLVDADIIAREVVAPGTPALQAIAEHFGADILLPDGSLNRAMLRQKVFAVPKEKQWLNALLHPLIQVETQRQLNQVTTPYVIWVVPLLIENNLMHLADRVLVVDVPIEIQITRTMARDGVSREQVENILAAQASRQDRLEKADDVIVNHSNEQDIPPLVAELHQQYLKQAESVRQENRNE; encoded by the coding sequence ATGACTTATATTGTTGCACTTACAGGTGGAATTGGTAGCGGTAAAACGACTATCTCTAATGTATTTTCATCCCTTGGTGTCACGCTTGTTGATGCAGATATTATCGCCAGAGAAGTTGTAGCCCCTGGCACTCCCGCACTACAAGCAATCGCAGAGCACTTTGGAGCCGACATATTATTGCCCGATGGTAGCCTTAATCGTGCCATGCTGCGCCAAAAAGTTTTTGCTGTCCCGAAAGAAAAACAGTGGCTCAACGCACTTTTACATCCACTGATCCAAGTGGAAACACAACGGCAATTAAACCAAGTAACCACCCCCTATGTCATCTGGGTCGTTCCTTTGCTCATTGAAAACAATTTAATGCATTTGGCAGATCGTGTTTTAGTTGTTGATGTCCCAATTGAAATACAGATCACCCGAACCATGGCCCGTGATGGAGTGAGCCGTGAGCAAGTAGAAAATATTCTGGCTGCACAAGCCAGCCGTCAGGACAGACTGGAAAAGGCAGATGATGTCATCGTTAACCACAGCAATGAACAGGATATTCCCCCTCTTGTGGCCGAACTACATCAACAGTATTTAAAACAAGCAGAATCAGTCAGACAGGAAAATCGTAATGAGT